Proteins from a genomic interval of Brucella intermedia LMG 3301:
- a CDS encoding bifunctional DNA primase/polymerase, protein MQQSVLPDTDPMLDVALAYAARNWPVFPCRAADEEFVDEDGLIEILATKTPLTSNGFRGATLNERIVRELWRRNPGAMIGVPTGAPIGAWVLDIDPKHGGPDTLAALEAEHGALPATLTAETTSGGRHYFFKHKAGVRNRGALGAGIDVRGDGGYVIAACSVPAVGQPYRWLVDMEPVDAPDWLLELVLPRSYDSTTMYQAPSVSGTINDRYVERAVQSELDDLAMEPMGNRNNRLNDAAFRLGTFVGAGALAESEARALLQDVARGWDRDFPRCCKTIDNGLKAGKMHPRQAPEAVNDNTKLVDITRMLDNARAKVEGGEVNPEELVTTVQIDPEKLPPIEEELTDQPILAATPFQWKDPSTLPRREFAFGRHFIRKYVSVTVAPGGLGKTANSIVEALAMASGKALNGVKPPRRLKVWLFNVEDPRDELERRIMAACIHFNLKPEDIDGHLFLDSGREQELVVAIDDKKGVKIQEPIVEAVAETILANGIDVMIVDPFVSTHQVNENDNGAIDKVAKLWAQIADYTNCSIDIVHHLRKVSDREATVEDARGAVALIGAARSVRVLNRMSEAQANEAGIPGMDRFGYFSITYGKSNLTPLSHRLDWRHIESVALGNGRGLTQPQDHAPVVTEWHWPSSEEVAEGLTDEQKEAIRGAVNGGMYKQAPQAKDWVGHAVAYALGLDVDDEVQKKRAGLITKALFKEGFLAKVEERDPVQRKTTSFVRAV, encoded by the coding sequence ATGCAGCAATCTGTATTACCGGATACCGACCCCATGCTCGATGTTGCGCTGGCCTACGCAGCGCGTAACTGGCCTGTATTTCCATGCCGTGCCGCCGATGAGGAATTCGTCGACGAGGACGGCCTTATCGAAATCCTCGCCACCAAAACTCCGCTGACCTCAAATGGGTTCCGCGGTGCGACGCTGAATGAACGCATTGTACGCGAACTCTGGCGTCGCAATCCCGGTGCTATGATCGGCGTGCCTACCGGTGCGCCTATTGGTGCGTGGGTGCTGGACATCGACCCGAAGCACGGCGGGCCGGATACGCTCGCAGCATTGGAAGCCGAGCACGGCGCATTGCCCGCGACGCTGACGGCCGAAACAACGAGCGGCGGGCGTCATTACTTCTTCAAGCACAAGGCGGGCGTTCGTAATCGCGGGGCATTGGGTGCTGGCATCGACGTTCGCGGAGACGGCGGTTATGTCATCGCGGCCTGTAGTGTGCCTGCTGTTGGCCAGCCTTACCGCTGGCTGGTCGATATGGAGCCCGTCGATGCGCCGGACTGGCTGCTGGAGCTTGTCTTGCCACGGTCATACGACAGCACGACCATGTACCAGGCGCCGTCGGTGTCTGGCACGATTAATGACCGATACGTCGAGCGGGCGGTACAGTCTGAGCTTGACGATCTCGCCATGGAGCCGATGGGGAACCGCAACAATCGTCTGAACGACGCTGCGTTCCGGCTGGGTACGTTCGTCGGTGCTGGTGCGCTGGCGGAATCCGAAGCGCGGGCATTGCTGCAAGATGTGGCACGCGGCTGGGACAGGGACTTCCCACGTTGCTGCAAAACGATCGACAATGGGCTGAAGGCTGGCAAGATGCATCCGCGTCAGGCACCAGAAGCCGTCAACGACAATACCAAGCTCGTGGACATTACACGCATGCTCGACAATGCGCGGGCGAAGGTGGAGGGCGGAGAGGTCAACCCAGAAGAACTGGTGACGACCGTCCAGATTGATCCAGAGAAGTTACCGCCCATCGAAGAAGAGCTCACCGACCAACCCATCCTCGCAGCTACGCCATTCCAGTGGAAAGACCCGTCGACACTGCCACGCCGCGAATTCGCTTTCGGCCGGCATTTCATCCGCAAGTATGTCTCAGTCACTGTTGCACCGGGCGGCCTTGGCAAAACCGCAAACAGCATTGTGGAAGCGCTCGCGATGGCGTCTGGCAAGGCTCTAAACGGCGTCAAGCCGCCGCGCCGGCTCAAGGTCTGGCTCTTTAACGTGGAAGATCCGCGCGACGAGCTTGAGCGACGCATAATGGCGGCGTGCATCCACTTCAACCTGAAGCCGGAAGATATAGACGGTCATCTGTTCCTCGACAGTGGCCGTGAGCAGGAACTTGTCGTTGCCATCGACGACAAGAAAGGCGTCAAAATCCAGGAGCCGATCGTCGAGGCAGTTGCCGAAACCATCCTTGCCAATGGGATCGACGTGATGATCGTCGATCCGTTCGTGTCGACGCACCAGGTCAACGAAAACGACAACGGTGCTATCGACAAGGTTGCGAAACTCTGGGCGCAGATCGCGGACTATACGAACTGCTCCATCGACATCGTGCACCACCTGCGCAAGGTGAGCGACCGCGAGGCTACCGTCGAAGACGCACGCGGCGCTGTGGCTCTGATCGGTGCAGCGCGTTCGGTGCGCGTGCTTAATCGTATGTCAGAAGCGCAAGCCAATGAGGCGGGCATTCCCGGTATGGATCGGTTCGGCTACTTCTCGATCACCTACGGCAAGTCGAACCTTACGCCGCTGTCACACCGGCTGGACTGGCGGCATATCGAAAGCGTCGCATTGGGCAATGGTCGTGGGCTGACCCAGCCGCAGGACCATGCGCCGGTCGTCACTGAATGGCATTGGCCGTCGAGCGAGGAAGTGGCAGAAGGGCTGACCGATGAACAAAAAGAAGCTATCCGTGGCGCTGTAAACGGCGGCATGTATAAGCAGGCGCCGCAGGCAAAAGACTGGGTTGGGCACGCCGTGGCATATGCGCTGGGGCTGGATGTCGACGACGAAGTGCAGAAGAAGCGTGCGGGCCTTATTACCAAGGCACTCTTCAAGGAAGGTTTCCTGGCGAAGGTCGAGGAGCGCGATCCAGTGCAGCGGAAAACGACATCGTTTGTGCGGGCGGTTTGA
- a CDS encoding HNH endonuclease has protein sequence MTWGFVVGRHYNRRNDIHGQFAGQQQGGIVTPSNHNVVIIITGKAGSHYGYEDQHLPDGRFDYYGEGQVGDMEMVRGNKAIRDHAMLGKDLLLFESLGKGKDLIFLGSFVCESWRWGQSPDRNDDMRKAIIFELRNLENIVEAVDDEQPVPAVDLAAMRDLARQAAGSREGKASTRTIYERSRHVRDYVLARANGHCEGCSCQAPFLRINGQPYLEPHHIRRVSDGGPDDPSYVIALCPTCHRKVHHGQGGATYNDTLLKKMPSIEPPNGT, from the coding sequence ATGACTTGGGGTTTTGTCGTCGGCAGACACTATAACAGGCGAAACGACATTCATGGTCAGTTTGCTGGCCAGCAACAGGGTGGCATCGTTACTCCGTCCAACCATAACGTTGTAATTATCATCACCGGTAAGGCTGGCAGTCACTACGGCTATGAAGACCAACATCTGCCCGATGGACGTTTTGACTATTATGGTGAAGGTCAGGTAGGCGACATGGAAATGGTCCGCGGCAATAAAGCAATTCGTGACCATGCTATGTTGGGCAAGGATCTACTCCTTTTCGAAAGCCTCGGGAAAGGCAAAGATCTGATCTTCCTGGGCAGCTTTGTCTGCGAAAGTTGGCGTTGGGGACAGTCGCCTGATCGCAACGATGATATGCGCAAAGCCATTATCTTCGAACTTAGAAACCTCGAGAACATTGTTGAAGCCGTCGACGATGAACAGCCCGTTCCCGCTGTCGATTTAGCTGCTATGAGAGATCTTGCTCGACAAGCAGCGGGAAGCCGCGAGGGTAAAGCGTCAACTCGTACCATCTATGAGCGAAGCCGACACGTTAGAGATTATGTGCTTGCTCGGGCCAACGGTCATTGTGAGGGTTGCAGCTGCCAAGCGCCCTTTCTGCGCATCAACGGCCAACCGTACCTGGAACCTCATCATATCCGTCGAGTGAGCGACGGCGGCCCTGATGACCCCAGTTATGTGATTGCGCTTTGCCCAACCTGCCATCGCAAAGTTCATCATGGTCAGGGTGGCGCCACATACAACGATACGTTACTCAAGAAGATGCCATCTATCGAACCGCCGAACGGAACTTAG
- a CDS encoding DUF6511 domain-containing protein: MSHPEQCHVCARHAVGLGVQSDREPIRWLCKECADIAEHIRHRRRLDPYELRALDTGVEAVGSYLQELGKTDLKEMDELEARMLVKAAWEGCGRGMREALKEAPF, translated from the coding sequence ATGAGCCATCCCGAACAGTGTCACGTCTGCGCCCGCCACGCCGTCGGCCTCGGCGTGCAGTCAGACCGCGAACCTATCCGCTGGCTGTGCAAGGAATGCGCCGACATTGCCGAGCATATTCGGCACCGGCGTCGGTTGGACCCTTACGAACTTCGCGCTCTTGATACGGGCGTTGAGGCGGTTGGTTCATACCTTCAAGAGCTTGGCAAAACCGACCTTAAGGAAATGGACGAGCTTGAGGCGCGCATGCTGGTGAAAGCCGCGTGGGAAGGTTGCGGGCGAGGAATGCGGGAAGCGTTGAAGGAGGCGCCGTTCTAA
- a CDS encoding methyltransferase, whose amino-acid sequence MAKLTRAQAQAHSQAVAILRQERLSEDDKEFVYRNWNEGANHVNGAAGAFFTPFDMAFDFAIDAGGGRIIDLCAGIGMLSYAIWQRSRFNDSRPQITCVERNADYLEVGKKLLPEAEWIHADVFDVLDMGLGHFDSAISNPPFGNIKRSKNSPRYSGKDFEFHVIDIASHLADYGTFIVPQMSAGFNYSGRQSYERQTSGKAVKFQEQTGLHFDTGCGVDTAYFIDQWKGVSPMCEIVCVDFTEARPVAAKAQPANDNQPPLQASLFGDAA is encoded by the coding sequence ATGGCTAAGCTTACAAGGGCACAGGCTCAAGCCCACTCTCAAGCAGTCGCCATCCTACGGCAAGAACGGCTGTCGGAAGACGATAAAGAATTTGTCTACAGGAACTGGAACGAAGGCGCGAACCACGTGAACGGCGCTGCAGGCGCTTTCTTCACACCATTCGACATGGCGTTTGATTTTGCAATAGATGCCGGTGGCGGTCGTATCATCGACCTCTGCGCCGGGATTGGAATGCTGTCTTACGCCATCTGGCAACGCAGCCGATTCAATGACAGCAGGCCGCAGATCACCTGCGTTGAGCGTAATGCCGATTATCTAGAGGTCGGGAAAAAGCTCCTGCCAGAGGCAGAATGGATTCATGCTGACGTGTTTGACGTTCTGGATATGGGACTGGGGCACTTCGACAGTGCGATTAGCAACCCTCCATTCGGAAATATCAAGCGGAGCAAGAATTCCCCGAGGTACAGCGGAAAGGACTTCGAATTCCACGTCATTGATATTGCGTCCCATCTGGCAGACTACGGCACGTTCATCGTTCCCCAAATGTCGGCAGGCTTCAACTATTCCGGACGGCAGAGCTATGAGCGACAAACCAGTGGCAAGGCCGTTAAGTTTCAGGAGCAGACTGGCCTGCATTTCGATACAGGCTGCGGTGTCGATACCGCCTATTTCATCGATCAATGGAAAGGCGTCTCTCCAATGTGCGAGATCGTTTGCGTTGACTTTACAGAAGCGCGCCCTGTTGCCGCGAAAGCGCAACCGGCGAATGACAACCAGCCTCCCTTACAGGCCAGCCTATTCGGAGACGCCGCATGA
- a CDS encoding MT-A70 family methyltransferase has protein sequence MNHEEMKMNEPLPSGPFGCVLADPRWAFRTYSKKNVAPARGRQPYSVMSLDDIKALPVEQVCARDCLLFMWTVSHLQREAFDVAASWGFRPVSVAFVWDKGRMGMGYWTRQEVEICHLFKRGKPRRLNKGVRSLIKAPRREHSRKPDEQYDRIERLVDGPYLELFARQAWAGWSSWGNEAGKYVAANDNQDLLGRVA, from the coding sequence ATGAACCACGAGGAGATGAAAATGAATGAACCGCTACCAAGCGGGCCTTTCGGCTGCGTCCTTGCGGACCCGCGATGGGCATTTAGAACCTACAGCAAAAAGAATGTCGCGCCGGCTAGAGGTCGCCAGCCTTACAGCGTGATGTCGCTTGACGATATCAAGGCGCTACCTGTCGAACAGGTATGCGCCCGCGACTGCTTGCTGTTCATGTGGACCGTTTCACACCTGCAGCGTGAAGCATTCGATGTGGCTGCATCGTGGGGCTTCCGTCCTGTCAGCGTGGCTTTTGTCTGGGACAAGGGCCGGATGGGCATGGGCTATTGGACGCGACAGGAAGTCGAAATCTGCCATCTGTTCAAACGAGGCAAGCCGCGCCGTCTTAATAAAGGCGTGCGTTCGTTGATCAAAGCGCCGCGCCGTGAGCATAGTCGCAAGCCTGACGAACAGTACGACCGCATTGAGCGGCTTGTTGACGGTCCGTACCTTGAGCTGTTCGCACGCCAAGCGTGGGCGGGATGGTCATCGTGGGGCAATGAGGCGGGCAAGTATGTGGCCGCAAACGACAATCAGGATTTGCTGGGGAGGGTGGCTTAA
- a CDS encoding siphovirus Gp157 family protein — translation MQNKADNTKAQNYLAYDVTVLEREFADLVAAYPELAEDDELRADTIEGETDAYRVLGKIVAIERDANSMVLAIGERAKELAARKDRYTRRKDAMRALLLRLLKAADLNKVSLPEATVSVGKGRAGVEIVDESAVPARFLKVVKSPDKTLIKEALDAGKTVKGAVLREGQPTLTVRAA, via the coding sequence ATGCAAAACAAAGCCGACAACACGAAAGCACAGAACTATCTGGCATATGATGTTACCGTCCTGGAACGGGAATTCGCCGACTTGGTTGCGGCATACCCCGAACTGGCAGAAGACGACGAACTGCGCGCCGACACAATCGAAGGCGAGACGGACGCATACCGCGTGCTCGGTAAGATCGTGGCCATCGAGCGCGATGCAAACAGCATGGTACTGGCCATCGGCGAACGCGCCAAGGAATTGGCCGCGCGCAAAGATCGATACACCAGACGCAAGGACGCCATGCGGGCCTTGTTGCTGCGCCTGTTGAAGGCCGCTGACCTGAACAAAGTTAGCCTGCCGGAAGCGACTGTGTCGGTCGGTAAAGGGCGCGCCGGGGTTGAGATTGTGGACGAATCCGCTGTGCCTGCGCGTTTTTTGAAGGTTGTGAAATCGCCTGACAAGACGCTTATCAAAGAGGCGCTGGACGCTGGGAAGACCGTCAAGGGAGCCGTACTGCGCGAAGGCCAGCCTACGCTTACAGTGAGGGCGGCGTGA